A single region of the Myxococcales bacterium genome encodes:
- a CDS encoding acyl-CoA dehydrogenase has product MDTSLTDEQRLIQDTVREFAEREVAPRAKQLDAESMWPAALIDGLAKLGLMGMTVPEAWGGSGVDHISYAIAVEEISRACASLGVIMSVNNSLACAPLAAHGTDAQKEKYLKPLASGEKLGCFGLTEPASGSDASHMETVAHKDGDGWVISGSKNWITNGPHADVIIVFAATDRQAGPRGITAFVVSTDAKGFGRETPDSKLGIHAAHSCTVFFDQCRIPTTHQLGEEGEGFKIAMATLDGGRIGIAAQALGIARAAFEKARDYAKERKAFGEPIANKQAIQFMLADMATEIEAARLLVQRAAWLKDQGQRHTSEAAVAKLFASEMATRVSHKALQIHGGYGYSTDYDVERHYRDARITEIYEGTSEIMRIVIAARALRE; this is encoded by the coding sequence ATGGATACATCTTTAACCGACGAGCAACGCCTCATCCAAGACACCGTGCGGGAGTTTGCCGAGCGGGAAGTAGCACCTCGCGCCAAACAGTTGGATGCCGAGTCCATGTGGCCAGCAGCGTTGATCGACGGGCTGGCTAAGCTCGGTCTGATGGGCATGACGGTGCCCGAAGCATGGGGTGGTTCCGGTGTCGATCATATTAGCTATGCCATCGCGGTCGAAGAGATCAGCCGCGCCTGCGCTTCGCTTGGCGTTATCATGTCCGTCAATAACTCTTTGGCGTGCGCGCCGCTTGCGGCCCATGGGACAGACGCTCAGAAAGAAAAGTATCTCAAGCCGTTAGCGTCCGGGGAAAAGCTGGGATGTTTTGGTCTGACGGAGCCAGCGAGCGGCTCGGATGCCAGTCACATGGAGACAGTCGCCCATAAAGATGGCGACGGATGGGTTATCAGCGGCTCCAAGAACTGGATTACCAATGGTCCTCATGCTGACGTGATCATTGTGTTTGCAGCGACTGATCGGCAAGCTGGCCCCCGGGGCATCACCGCATTCGTGGTGTCGACCGATGCGAAAGGCTTCGGCCGCGAGACGCCCGATAGCAAACTTGGCATTCATGCCGCGCACTCGTGTACGGTATTCTTTGACCAATGCAGGATCCCGACGACTCACCAACTGGGAGAGGAGGGAGAAGGCTTCAAGATTGCCATGGCGACTCTGGATGGCGGCCGAATTGGCATTGCGGCGCAAGCCCTGGGTATCGCGCGCGCGGCGTTCGAAAAGGCAAGAGATTACGCCAAGGAGCGCAAAGCGTTTGGGGAACCGATCGCGAACAAACAGGCGATTCAGTTTATGTTGGCCGACATGGCCACCGAGATTGAAGCGGCTCGGCTGTTGGTCCAACGCGCCGCGTGGCTAAAAGACCAAGGACAGCGGCATACATCAGAGGCTGCGGTGGCGAAATTGTTTGCATCCGAAATGGCCACCCGCGTGTCCCACAAAGCACTCCAAATACACGGGGGCTACGGATACTCTACGGATTACGACGTCGAGCGACACTACCGGGATGCACGCATCACCGAGATTTACGAGGGCACCAGCGAAATCATGCGCATCGTGATCGCCGCGCGCGCGCTTCGCGAGTAA
- a CDS encoding acyl-CoA dehydrogenase family protein, with product MNFALSETQILIRHTAREFAQRRLVRFADEFEEQGQVPPDVLREMAELGLMGVAIPEALGGSEAGAVAFALALAEVAAGCASTAVMMAVSNMVAEIITRYGTPQQKQTHVPRICSGEYVTASFALSEADAGSDPANMGTVARKSGKKWRIDGGKQWISNGTTAGVFVIWARTGEAGHRGISCFLVTQGQPGLVVGPKEDKMGLRGSDTVSLALDDCTVDDTDMLGAEGLGFGIAMAALDGGRISIAAQCAGIASAANRHMQKYAKERKQFGTPLADFQAIQWMVADSEKELDAMTLLGWRAASLKDAGLPYSQAASMAKLYASEAAWRVCNRAVQVHGGYGYSREYPLERYLRDVRATQIYEGTSEIQRRVIARNLLHPI from the coding sequence ATGAATTTCGCGCTCAGTGAAACACAAATCCTGATCAGACATACTGCGCGCGAATTTGCACAGCGTCGACTGGTACGCTTTGCCGACGAGTTTGAGGAACAAGGGCAGGTTCCTCCCGATGTACTGCGGGAGATGGCGGAACTCGGCCTGATGGGTGTCGCTATCCCGGAAGCGCTTGGCGGCAGCGAGGCCGGTGCGGTTGCGTTTGCGCTGGCCTTGGCTGAGGTCGCCGCAGGCTGCGCATCGACAGCCGTCATGATGGCGGTGAGCAATATGGTGGCGGAGATCATCACGCGCTATGGCACCCCTCAGCAAAAGCAGACGCATGTACCTCGCATATGTTCAGGGGAATATGTCACCGCGTCGTTTGCGCTAAGTGAAGCGGATGCCGGAAGCGATCCGGCGAACATGGGCACAGTGGCTCGCAAGTCCGGAAAAAAATGGCGTATTGACGGCGGCAAGCAATGGATTAGCAACGGCACCACGGCGGGCGTGTTTGTCATTTGGGCGCGCACCGGAGAGGCGGGACACCGCGGAATCAGTTGTTTTCTGGTGACACAGGGTCAACCCGGACTCGTGGTGGGACCGAAAGAAGACAAGATGGGACTACGCGGTTCCGACACGGTGAGCCTCGCATTAGATGACTGTACTGTCGATGACACTGACATGTTAGGAGCCGAGGGCTTGGGCTTTGGGATCGCCATGGCGGCGCTCGATGGTGGGCGCATCAGCATTGCCGCTCAATGCGCGGGAATCGCTTCTGCGGCCAACCGCCACATGCAAAAGTATGCTAAAGAACGAAAGCAGTTCGGGACGCCGCTCGCAGACTTTCAAGCCATTCAATGGATGGTTGCAGATAGCGAGAAGGAGCTCGATGCCATGACTTTGCTTGGATGGCGTGCCGCGAGCCTCAAGGACGCCGGGCTGCCGTATTCCCAGGCGGCATCCATGGCGAAGCTCTATGCATCGGAAGCAGCCTGGAGGGTGTGTAATCGGGCGGTCCAGGTGCACGGCGGATATGGATACAGCCGAGAATACCCGCTGGAGCGCTATTTGCGGGATGTGCGGGCCACCCAGATTTATGAGGGAACCAGCGAGATTCAGCGTCGAGTGATCGCGCGCAACCTACTGCATCCAATCTAG
- a CDS encoding tetratricopeptide repeat protein, with amino-acid sequence MSESDPNEVRWDAVGEALELLREGDTEQALKELQRILVEDADNEYGHYYLGVAYFERGEFVPAMKAYLRAIELAPAYLGAMLGLGHALRMLGRYQESIRVGREVLIQQPEDPDALHLLGLAHFAQGDEAEARDYLQRFLNTRPEVEVQMEVEGMLEVLGGNVVALHPDITRLN; translated from the coding sequence ATGAGTGAGAGTGACCCGAACGAGGTGCGTTGGGATGCGGTAGGGGAGGCCCTTGAGCTTTTGCGAGAGGGAGACACCGAGCAGGCTTTGAAGGAACTCCAAAGGATTCTCGTGGAGGATGCCGACAACGAATATGGGCACTACTATCTAGGTGTCGCGTATTTTGAGCGGGGTGAGTTCGTCCCAGCGATGAAAGCCTACCTTAGAGCTATCGAACTTGCTCCGGCATATCTGGGAGCGATGCTGGGACTGGGCCACGCCCTACGCATGCTCGGCCGATACCAGGAGTCGATTCGAGTGGGCCGCGAGGTGCTCATCCAGCAGCCAGAAGATCCGGACGCATTGCATTTGTTGGGCCTAGCGCATTTCGCTCAGGGAGATGAGGCTGAGGCGCGCGATTATCTGCAGCGCTTTCTCAATACGCGTCCAGAGGTCGAGGTCCAGATGGAAGTAGAAGGAATGTTGGAAGTGCTCGGAGGCAATGTGGTGGCATTGCACCCCGATATCACTCGGCTCAATTGA
- a CDS encoding methylmalonyl-CoA mutase family protein yields the protein MWWHCTPISLGSIEARLGNDDHHTSEGEQPGLTTPELLELSKQRDAWQKSVKGSAKLGFQATGDFTTLSGIPVPDLVTPLDVSGDYLATLGFPGQFPFTRGVYPTMHRGRLWTQRMFAGFGTPQHTNARFRYLLEHGQTGLSTAFDFPTLMGYDSDSPRALGEVGMCGVAIDTLKDMEMLFDGIPLDHVTTSMTINGPAVVLLAFYIALADERGIPRSALGGTVQNDCLKEFIAQHAWVVPPRPAMRIVTDMIEFCTNELPRWHPVSISGYHMREAGATAAQELAFTLADGIAYVQWCVDRGLPVDSFAPRLSFFFDVQSDFLEEVAKFRAGRRMWAKIMRQRFGAKEPRSCMQRTHAQTAGVSLTAQQPFNNVARVAMQALAAVMGGVQSLHTNAYDETYALPTQESVTLALRTQQIIAHESGVAQTIDPLGGSYYVEWLTDTLECQAQEYIAKVDAMGGMLNAVEQGYPQREIAQSAYNRQREIEAQQKIIVGVNKHRHSHNDKIPTLKIDERAQEEQIQSLRLLKQQRDPLKVQASLEAVRHAADNGLNLMPPMIAAAKAYCTEQELCDVLRATFGTYTDRPEF from the coding sequence ATGTGGTGGCATTGCACCCCGATATCACTCGGCTCAATTGAGGCGCGATTGGGGAACGACGACCATCACACATCGGAGGGAGAGCAGCCGGGATTAACCACCCCCGAACTTCTTGAACTAAGTAAGCAACGCGACGCCTGGCAAAAAAGTGTCAAGGGAAGTGCCAAACTGGGCTTTCAAGCCACAGGCGACTTCACCACGCTGAGCGGCATTCCAGTTCCCGATCTCGTGACACCCCTTGACGTATCGGGCGACTACCTCGCAACCTTAGGATTTCCCGGACAGTTTCCATTTACGCGCGGCGTCTATCCCACGATGCATAGGGGCCGTTTGTGGACGCAACGCATGTTTGCTGGTTTTGGAACTCCCCAGCACACAAACGCGCGCTTTCGTTATCTCCTTGAGCACGGTCAAACGGGCCTTAGCACGGCATTCGATTTTCCAACCCTCATGGGATACGACAGTGATTCGCCCCGCGCGCTCGGCGAGGTAGGAATGTGCGGCGTGGCCATTGATACCCTCAAGGACATGGAAATGCTCTTTGACGGTATTCCTTTGGATCACGTGACCACATCGATGACGATCAACGGGCCTGCCGTCGTCCTGCTAGCGTTTTACATCGCGCTCGCCGATGAACGTGGAATTCCGCGCAGCGCGCTTGGCGGAACCGTACAAAACGATTGTCTTAAAGAGTTCATCGCCCAACACGCCTGGGTCGTGCCTCCTCGCCCAGCGATGCGCATTGTCACCGACATGATCGAGTTTTGCACCAACGAACTACCGCGGTGGCATCCGGTCAGCATCAGCGGGTATCACATGCGCGAGGCTGGGGCGACAGCCGCTCAAGAACTTGCCTTCACGTTGGCTGATGGCATCGCATACGTGCAATGGTGTGTTGATCGGGGGCTGCCTGTTGACAGCTTCGCGCCCAGGCTCAGCTTTTTTTTCGATGTGCAAAGCGACTTTTTGGAAGAAGTAGCCAAGTTTCGCGCCGGACGCCGGATGTGGGCCAAGATCATGAGGCAACGGTTTGGGGCCAAAGAACCGCGATCATGCATGCAACGTACCCATGCGCAAACAGCAGGCGTTTCGTTGACCGCGCAGCAGCCCTTTAACAACGTCGCACGCGTCGCCATGCAAGCTCTGGCCGCGGTGATGGGCGGCGTGCAATCCTTGCACACCAACGCGTATGATGAGACGTACGCCTTGCCCACACAGGAGTCGGTGACTTTGGCGTTACGCACGCAACAGATTATCGCCCATGAGTCCGGTGTGGCGCAGACGATTGATCCTTTGGGCGGTAGCTACTATGTCGAATGGCTTACCGACACCTTGGAGTGCCAAGCCCAAGAATATATCGCAAAAGTCGACGCCATGGGCGGCATGCTGAACGCGGTGGAGCAGGGTTATCCGCAGCGAGAAATCGCCCAAAGCGCATACAATCGGCAACGGGAGATCGAGGCCCAACAGAAAATCATCGTGGGCGTGAACAAGCACCGCCACAGTCATAATGATAAAATTCCGACACTGAAGATCGACGAGCGCGCCCAAGAGGAGCAAATTCAATCACTACGGCTGCTCAAGCAGCAACGCGATCCGCTCAAGGTGCAAGCCTCACTCGAGGCCGTCCGCCATGCAGCCGACAATGGATTGAATCTCATGCCCCCGATGATCGCTGCCGCAAAAGCATACTGCACGGAGCAAGAGCTTTGCGATGTGCTGAGAGCAACGTTTGGTACCTACACCGATCGGCCGGAGTTCTAG
- a CDS encoding PilZ domain-containing protein, translated as MSQKGPVPGHAGRRRRFDRPLSLWLFGGALLLSPIVNYFAIVLHYGLPFTAVEAAFQMLSPISGLLLVLPFPLAIGILGVRRWAWWLFLGYAPLLVAHNLYALVREASLFNIQALAGAAFGTVLMVYFLRRDVFSPFLHTGKRGWRRARRKPMVIDMQINDTMVKTKDISTSGAFAAWPGCPYPVNSALDVVLHLPQGSLRLEAGLVHVGPDGAGLAFRHVSEDAKRALERAIQQGR; from the coding sequence ATGAGCCAAAAGGGCCCAGTGCCAGGCCATGCAGGGAGGCGACGGAGATTCGACCGGCCACTCAGCCTTTGGCTGTTTGGGGGTGCGCTACTCCTCTCTCCTATTGTGAACTACTTCGCGATCGTCCTTCACTACGGCCTTCCGTTCACCGCCGTCGAAGCTGCATTTCAAATGCTTTCGCCGATCAGCGGTCTGTTGCTGGTTTTGCCCTTTCCCTTGGCCATCGGCATCCTGGGCGTTCGACGTTGGGCCTGGTGGCTGTTCTTAGGTTATGCGCCGCTTTTGGTGGCCCACAACCTTTACGCCTTGGTCCGCGAAGCGTCGCTTTTTAATATTCAAGCGCTGGCAGGCGCCGCTTTTGGCACCGTGCTTATGGTGTATTTTCTGCGCAGGGATGTGTTTTCACCATTTTTGCACACGGGCAAGCGTGGCTGGCGACGCGCACGGCGCAAACCCATGGTCATCGATATGCAAATCAATGACACCATGGTGAAAACGAAGGACATCAGCACGAGCGGCGCCTTTGCAGCCTGGCCCGGTTGCCCGTACCCCGTCAATTCAGCCTTGGATGTTGTGCTTCATCTGCCACAGGGGTCGCTTCGGCTCGAGGCCGGACTTGTGCATGTAGGTCCCGACGGCGCAGGTCTGGCGTTTCGTCATGTGAGTGAAGACGCCAAACGCGCGCTTGAACGAGCTATCCAGCAAGGACGGTGA
- a CDS encoding amidophosphoribosyltransferase — protein MAYNLEEPSDGFHDECGVFGIFAAGEAAKLACLGLHALQHRGQESAGIVSSDGAQLYIHRGLGLVNDVFSGNVLDQLPGANAIGHVRYSTSGGSHVKNAQPVAVDYVHGSLAVAHNGNLTNAEVLRAELEHAGSIFRSTGDTEVVVHLIARSKAPANADRIADALRQVEGAYSMVILTPEELVAVRDPHGFRPLCLGQLEGAYVFASEPTAFDLIAAQYLRDVEPGEMIVINRDGMQSLRPFASAARHMCIFEYVYFARPDSALEGISVYQARKRLGQTLAKECPADADVVIPVPDSGVPAALGYAEIARLPFELGLIRSHYVGRTFIEPQQSIRHFGVRLKLSPMRSVLKNKRVVVVDDSIVRGTTSRKIVRMIRDSGAREVHLRISSPPTRWPCYYGIDTPQQDELIAAHHTPEEVASYVTADSLGYLSAEGLHTAVGKSGFCDACFSGDYPVPLRRQDTSQRRQLKLVGV, from the coding sequence ATGGCCTACAACCTTGAAGAGCCTTCGGACGGATTTCACGATGAGTGTGGCGTCTTTGGCATTTTTGCCGCGGGGGAGGCCGCCAAGCTTGCGTGTTTGGGCTTGCACGCTCTTCAACATCGTGGTCAGGAGAGTGCCGGAATCGTCAGCAGCGACGGCGCACAACTATACATCCACCGCGGACTGGGACTGGTCAACGATGTCTTCAGCGGCAACGTGCTTGACCAGCTTCCGGGGGCAAATGCCATTGGGCACGTACGGTATTCGACCAGTGGCGGAAGCCATGTCAAGAACGCCCAACCAGTGGCCGTCGATTATGTGCACGGCTCTCTGGCGGTCGCGCACAATGGCAACCTGACAAATGCAGAGGTGCTGCGAGCGGAACTGGAGCATGCAGGATCAATTTTCAGGTCGACTGGCGATACAGAGGTGGTGGTCCACCTCATTGCCAGGTCGAAGGCGCCTGCCAACGCAGATCGCATCGCCGATGCGTTGCGCCAAGTCGAGGGCGCATATTCCATGGTGATTCTCACGCCGGAAGAGCTGGTGGCGGTACGCGATCCCCACGGCTTCAGACCGCTCTGCCTGGGTCAACTTGAAGGCGCCTACGTGTTCGCATCTGAGCCAACGGCTTTCGATCTAATCGCAGCCCAATATCTTCGCGATGTCGAGCCAGGCGAAATGATTGTCATCAATCGCGATGGCATGCAAAGCCTGAGACCGTTTGCCAGCGCCGCTCGGCACATGTGTATTTTTGAGTATGTATATTTCGCACGGCCGGATTCTGCGCTTGAAGGCATCAGCGTTTATCAAGCGAGGAAGCGGCTGGGGCAGACTCTGGCCAAGGAATGCCCGGCCGATGCCGATGTGGTCATCCCTGTCCCTGACAGCGGTGTGCCCGCCGCCCTGGGTTACGCTGAAATCGCTCGCCTCCCTTTTGAGCTGGGCCTGATCCGCAGTCACTATGTCGGTCGCACTTTTATTGAGCCTCAACAATCCATTCGCCATTTTGGCGTCCGCCTCAAGCTCAGCCCCATGCGGTCGGTGCTAAAGAACAAACGTGTCGTGGTCGTGGACGATTCGATTGTACGCGGAACGACCAGCCGCAAGATTGTTCGAATGATTCGAGACTCAGGCGCGCGTGAGGTGCATCTGCGCATCAGCTCTCCCCCTACCCGTTGGCCTTGCTATTATGGCATTGATACCCCGCAACAAGACGAACTCATTGCCGCGCATCATACGCCAGAAGAGGTGGCCAGCTACGTCACTGCCGATTCGCTTGGCTATCTCAGCGCTGAGGGGTTGCACACGGCGGTGGGGAAATCGGGCTTTTGTGACGCGTGCTTTTCTGGGGACTACCCCGTGCCGCTTCGGCGACAAGATACGTCACAGCGGCGCCAACTGAAACTCGTCGGCGTATAG
- a CDS encoding DUF481 domain-containing protein codes for MTYEVDVERHTGLKAGPFAQGSPFMHVSVTQHFFRPILIITLVSAASLSEPRTAKAQESATPEPLVEHAQHVAAVPDEFHRETLFALSAGATLNTGNTRSFAANVGSRFTLKRDRHQLTLDTQFIYGLASLRDQGDIDADGNVNEFNDYNLNTRRLSGLARYDFFMTPNDGLFVSTSPLWDTFAGLDLRLQNQVGYMRNFFNLEGKHRGWGEVGYDLTYDNWTNGQDQTNHSVRAFLGYDNHINEMVTFLTGVEGLFNVERSKDVRLLWNSELTSKLVAGFQAGVRFTLRYDNEPVPGAEKLDTITTLNLLYAMDFEAPSAAALEVDCEKQKAEAVKEAEARCKAVQPVVTPPPSVPAEPVPVTPEPVAPDETAVP; via the coding sequence GTGACTTACGAGGTTGACGTTGAGAGGCATACGGGGCTAAAAGCGGGACCCTTCGCCCAAGGGAGTCCATTTATGCACGTCAGTGTCACGCAACATTTTTTTCGGCCCATCCTCATTATCACCCTGGTGTCTGCGGCAAGCCTGTCAGAGCCGCGCACGGCCAAGGCGCAAGAAAGCGCGACGCCGGAGCCTTTGGTCGAGCACGCGCAGCATGTCGCCGCAGTGCCAGATGAGTTTCATCGCGAGACGCTGTTTGCGCTTTCTGCGGGTGCGACGCTCAACACGGGCAACACCCGGTCATTCGCGGCCAATGTCGGCTCGCGATTTACTCTCAAACGCGATCGCCACCAACTCACGCTAGATACTCAGTTCATCTACGGCTTGGCCAGTCTCAGGGACCAGGGCGACATCGATGCCGATGGTAACGTCAATGAGTTTAACGATTACAACCTCAACACCCGGCGGCTTAGCGGGCTAGCGCGATATGACTTTTTCATGACACCCAATGATGGTTTATTCGTCTCCACATCGCCTTTGTGGGATACGTTTGCGGGCTTGGATCTGCGCCTTCAAAATCAGGTTGGCTACATGCGCAACTTCTTCAATCTCGAGGGCAAGCACCGTGGCTGGGGCGAGGTCGGGTATGATCTGACCTATGATAACTGGACCAATGGGCAAGATCAGACCAACCATTCTGTGCGCGCGTTTCTGGGATACGACAACCACATCAATGAAATGGTCACCTTCCTTACCGGCGTCGAGGGATTGTTCAACGTGGAGCGCTCAAAGGACGTGCGTCTTTTGTGGAATTCAGAACTCACGTCAAAACTGGTTGCCGGTTTCCAAGCTGGCGTGCGCTTCACCCTGCGCTACGATAACGAGCCGGTGCCGGGGGCCGAAAAGCTTGATACTATCACCACGCTGAACCTACTTTATGCGATGGATTTTGAAGCCCCGTCTGCTGCGGCGCTCGAGGTTGACTGCGAGAAGCAGAAGGCTGAGGCGGTCAAGGAGGCAGAGGCTCGGTGTAAAGCCGTTCAACCGGTCGTGACGCCGCCGCCTTCAGTGCCGGCAGAGCCAGTGCCTGTCACGCCCGAGCCCGTGGCGCCCGACGAAACCGCCGTTCCATAA
- a CDS encoding MBL fold metallo-hydrolase — protein sequence MSPLSATLFSVMGNSQRLDGGAMFGNAPKALWSRWVKADERNCIRLACRALLLREQSGRHVLCEAGIGAFFSPELKARYGVCEDEHVLLASLKSLGLRHEDIDIVLLSHLHFDHAGGLISAWEANAPMRLLFPNARFIVSQSAWERALNPHSRDRASFIPELQPLLEQSGRLELVDVPYCDLLGDAYALHYSDGHTPGLLLAEIASDDGPLLFASDLIPGRAWVHLPVTMGYDRYPELVINEKQTLLKALAARNGRLFFTHDPDIAMARVRPDAQGRFALTETWATLDAQSL from the coding sequence ATGAGCCCCCTTTCGGCCACATTATTCTCGGTGATGGGCAACTCGCAACGGCTAGATGGAGGTGCCATGTTTGGCAATGCGCCCAAGGCCCTGTGGTCTCGCTGGGTAAAGGCCGATGAACGCAACTGCATCCGCCTTGCCTGCCGCGCGCTGCTCTTGCGAGAACAAAGCGGCCGGCACGTCTTGTGCGAGGCGGGAATCGGTGCTTTTTTTTCGCCAGAACTAAAGGCCCGCTACGGAGTATGCGAGGACGAGCACGTGTTATTGGCGAGCTTGAAAAGCCTGGGTCTACGGCATGAAGATATCGACATCGTCCTGCTGTCGCATTTGCACTTCGACCATGCTGGAGGTCTTATTAGTGCATGGGAGGCCAATGCGCCTATGCGACTGTTGTTCCCCAACGCTCGTTTTATCGTCAGCCAGAGCGCATGGGAGCGGGCATTGAACCCCCATTCGCGCGACCGTGCCTCATTTATCCCGGAGCTCCAGCCGTTGCTTGAGCAAAGCGGAAGGCTTGAGCTTGTCGATGTGCCTTACTGCGATCTCTTAGGCGACGCCTATGCCCTGCACTACTCCGATGGCCATACACCCGGACTGCTGCTTGCTGAAATCGCAAGCGACGATGGACCGCTTCTTTTTGCAAGCGATTTGATTCCAGGTCGGGCCTGGGTGCATCTGCCTGTGACTATGGGCTATGACCGCTATCCCGAGCTTGTGATCAATGAAAAGCAGACGCTTCTAAAAGCGCTGGCCGCACGAAACGGGCGACTGTTTTTCACACATGACCCGGATATCGCAATGGCACGGGTGCGCCCCGATGCGCAGGGACGCTTTGCGCTCACCGAGACGTGGGCCACGCTCGATGCGCAATCTCTCTGA
- a CDS encoding nucleotidyltransferase family protein, giving the protein MSSRAIPDPRNNILGHNMLRLAALDEVRAELERLGIPLLFLKGAAFLDTLYPDLAERAMCDIDVLVPARDMSRAARVLLAMGFRRSGPDKRPATYHEHYEWVYLRDEPFPITLELHRAFCQSQRHPIDYDALFGRAVVYHSHSRQIPTLCAEDSLLYVALHEAMHSFAIDGRSAEDVRRIIAGWHPNWGLVVSRAKEWHMTLALYVCLCASVRQQNAEVPSHVMDALRPGRLRRAILHKLLHMHRTAHAPTVRVGRLRQLFTLVLTIEAPNHLMQFCLYYARLRVRDLALLAERRFQTWRAAS; this is encoded by the coding sequence ATGTCAAGCAGGGCAATCCCCGACCCAAGAAATAACATCCTTGGCCATAATATGCTTCGACTCGCCGCACTTGATGAGGTGCGTGCAGAACTCGAAAGGCTCGGCATACCTCTCCTTTTCCTTAAAGGCGCGGCGTTTCTCGATACCCTCTATCCCGATCTGGCAGAGCGCGCGATGTGCGACATCGATGTGCTCGTTCCTGCAAGGGATATGTCCCGCGCGGCACGGGTATTATTAGCCATGGGGTTTCGCCGTAGCGGCCCCGATAAGCGCCCTGCCACCTATCACGAGCATTACGAATGGGTGTACTTGCGTGACGAACCATTTCCAATCACCCTGGAACTCCACCGCGCGTTCTGTCAAAGCCAGAGACATCCCATTGACTATGACGCTCTGTTCGGCCGAGCGGTGGTATACCACAGCCACAGCCGGCAGATCCCGACCCTGTGCGCGGAAGACAGTTTGCTTTACGTGGCATTGCACGAAGCCATGCATTCTTTTGCTATCGATGGGCGGTCCGCCGAAGATGTGCGACGCATCATTGCGGGTTGGCATCCTAACTGGGGCCTCGTCGTCTCGCGGGCCAAGGAATGGCACATGACACTGGCCCTCTACGTCTGTCTGTGTGCCAGCGTGAGGCAACAAAACGCAGAGGTGCCATCCCATGTGATGGACGCCCTTCGGCCAGGAAGATTGCGACGCGCCATCCTACATAAGCTCCTCCACATGCATCGCACTGCTCATGCGCCCACCGTACGCGTCGGCCGGCTTCGGCAACTCTTCACGCTCGTGCTCACCATCGAGGCGCCTAACCATTTGATGCAATTTTGTCTCTATTACGCGCGGCTAAGAGTGCGCGATCTCGCTCTTTTGGCCGAGCGGCGCTTCCAGACGTGGCGGGCAGCTTCATGA